In the Sediminibacter sp. Hel_I_10 genome, one interval contains:
- the rplU gene encoding 50S ribosomal protein L21: MYAIVEIAGHQFKVEKDQKVFVNRLATEEGKTVDFDNVLLIGDGDNVTLGAPAIGGALVGAKVLRHLKGDKVIVFKKKRRKGYRVKNGHRQALSEIVIESIVASGAKPAKKAEKATPKKEEPKAEAKKAAPKKAAGKADDLKKIEGAGPKAAEALVSAGFETFAKIAKATPEELSTVLSEASSRLAHIVTDTWPKQAKLAADGKWDELKELQDNLDGGIEK; this comes from the coding sequence ATGTACGCAATTGTAGAGATAGCAGGGCATCAATTTAAAGTTGAAAAAGACCAAAAAGTTTTTGTTAACCGTTTAGCAACAGAAGAAGGTAAGACTGTCGATTTTGACAACGTACTTTTGATTGGTGATGGTGACAATGTAACTTTAGGCGCCCCAGCTATAGGCGGAGCACTTGTAGGTGCGAAAGTCTTAAGACACCTTAAAGGTGACAAAGTTATTGTTTTCAAAAAGAAAAGAAGAAAAGGTTACCGTGTGAAAAACGGTCACAGACAAGCCTTATCTGAAATTGTGATTGAAAGCATTGTAGCTTCAGGAGCAAAGCCAGCTAAAAAAGCTGAAAAAGCAACTCCTAAGAAGGAAGAGCCTAAAGCAGAAGCTAAAAAGGCAGCTCCAAAAAAAGCAGCAGGAAAAGCAGATGATTTGAAAAAAATCGAAGGTGCTGGACCAAAGGCCGCTGAAGCACTAGTAAGTGCAGGATTTGAGACTTTTGCCAAAATAGCAAAAGCTACTCCAGAAGAATTAAGTACTGTGTTATCTGAAGCAAGCTCTAGATTAGCGCATATCGTAACCGATACTTGGCCAAAACAAGCTAAATTAGCTGCTGATGGCAAGTGGGACGAACTTAAAGAATTACAAGATAATTTAGACGGTGGTATTGAGAAGTAA
- a CDS encoding pitrilysin family protein, translating to MKKCTCILAALVLCFGFAANAQKVEFEEFNLDNGLHVILHQDKTAPVVTVGVMYDVGGKDLGGSPEAPRTGFAHFFEHLLFEGTKNIDRGEWFTIVSSNGGSNNANTSLDRTYYYEVFPSNNLELGLWMESERMLHPVIDQVGVDTQNEVVKEEKRLRYDNSPYGQFLFAVSDNVFQKHPYKNKNIGEMQDLDDSTLEEFQNYFKKWYGPNNATLVVAGDINTKDAKALVKKYFKDIPKGNVPTRDFATEEPITETIDATYYDPNIQIPAIIAAYRTPGFKERDSYVLNMVSAYLSDGKSSKLYKKLVDEQKMALQAGAINVAQQDYSIYALLGLPLGDTSLDTLLAEMDEEIVKMQNELISENDYQKLQNKFENRFVNSNSSIQGIASSLATYYTLYDDVNLINSEIEIYRSITRQEIQDVVKKYLNPNQRVELKYLPKETTEN from the coding sequence ATGAAAAAATGTACTTGTATTTTGGCTGCTTTGGTGCTGTGTTTTGGCTTTGCTGCCAACGCCCAAAAAGTCGAATTTGAAGAATTTAATTTAGATAACGGGCTTCACGTTATTCTCCACCAAGACAAGACAGCACCTGTTGTTACTGTTGGTGTGATGTATGATGTAGGGGGCAAAGATTTAGGAGGAAGCCCAGAAGCACCTAGAACCGGGTTCGCTCACTTTTTTGAACACCTGTTATTTGAGGGTACCAAAAATATTGATAGAGGCGAATGGTTTACCATCGTATCTTCTAATGGAGGTAGCAATAATGCCAATACATCTTTAGATAGAACTTATTATTATGAAGTATTTCCTTCAAATAATTTAGAACTCGGTCTTTGGATGGAATCTGAGCGTATGCTTCACCCAGTGATTGATCAAGTTGGTGTAGATACACAAAACGAAGTGGTCAAAGAAGAAAAACGATTACGATATGACAATTCACCTTACGGACAATTTCTTTTTGCCGTGAGTGATAATGTCTTCCAAAAGCACCCGTACAAAAACAAAAATATTGGCGAGATGCAAGACTTGGATGACTCTACATTAGAGGAGTTCCAAAATTATTTCAAAAAATGGTATGGACCAAACAACGCCACTTTAGTCGTAGCAGGAGACATCAACACTAAAGATGCTAAGGCTCTAGTCAAAAAATATTTTAAGGACATCCCTAAAGGAAACGTGCCAACTAGAGATTTCGCTACTGAAGAGCCTATCACAGAAACTATCGATGCTACCTATTACGACCCAAACATTCAAATTCCTGCAATAATCGCAGCTTATAGAACTCCAGGGTTTAAGGAGCGTGATTCTTATGTTCTTAATATGGTATCTGCCTATTTGAGCGATGGGAAATCATCAAAATTATATAAGAAATTGGTTGATGAGCAAAAAATGGCACTTCAAGCAGGAGCTATTAATGTTGCTCAACAAGATTATAGTATTTATGCCTTACTTGGTCTTCCTTTAGGAGATACCAGTTTAGATACGTTACTTGCTGAAATGGATGAGGAAATTGTGAAAATGCAAAATGAGCTCATTTCAGAAAACGATTACCAAAAGCTTCAGAACAAATTTGAAAACAGATTTGTTAACTCCAACTCAAGTATTCAAGGCATCGCAAGTTCTCTTGCAACCTACTATACGCTCTATGATGATGTTAATTTGATTAATTCTGAAATTGAAATTTACAGATCAATCACAAGACAAGAGATTCAAGATGTAGTTAAAAAATATTTGAACCCTAACCAACGTGTTGAGCTTAAGTATTTGCCTAAAGAAACAACTGAAAACTAA
- a CDS encoding CYTH domain-containing protein, whose protein sequence is MAIEIERKFLVKSDAFKSESHQNTRIVQGFLNTNPERTVRVRLRGEKGYLTVKGKSSEAGLSRFEWEIEISKSEAEALLNICEKGTIDKIRYEVTAGKHIFEVDAFFGENEGLIVAEVELNHEDEVFEKPSWLGDEVTGDKRYYNSQLSQYPFKNWV, encoded by the coding sequence ATGGCTATAGAAATAGAACGTAAATTTTTAGTGAAATCGGATGCTTTTAAATCTGAATCCCATCAAAACACAAGAATCGTTCAAGGTTTTTTAAATACCAATCCAGAGCGTACGGTAAGAGTAAGACTTCGAGGAGAAAAAGGTTATCTCACGGTAAAGGGCAAGTCTTCTGAGGCGGGGCTATCTCGATTTGAATGGGAAATTGAAATTTCTAAGTCAGAGGCAGAAGCACTTTTAAACATTTGTGAAAAGGGGACCATAGATAAAATCAGATATGAGGTTACAGCAGGGAAGCATATTTTTGAGGTAGATGCATTTTTTGGAGAGAATGAGGGCTTAATTGTGGCTGAAGTAGAACTTAATCACGAAGATGAGGTTTTTGAAAAACCATCTTGGCTAGGTGATGAGGTTACCGGAGATAAGCGGTATTATAACTCCCAACTGAGTCAGTACCCTTTTAAAAATTGGGTATAA
- a CDS encoding heavy-metal-associated domain-containing protein yields the protein MKTIKHILAVAVILISAVACKNNPEPEVKTVDTKTSNETTKKLDPNATYAKAEFKIEGMTCAMGCAKTIEKKMAKMDGVKSAKVDFERELAMVEYDEAVVTPNSLEEAVAKAGDTYKVKDMHTVDTFTEKVAEEKE from the coding sequence ATGAAAACTATAAAACATATACTCGCTGTCGCCGTAATACTGATTAGCGCAGTAGCTTGTAAAAATAATCCAGAGCCAGAAGTTAAGACGGTTGATACCAAAACGAGTAACGAAACCACCAAAAAACTAGATCCTAATGCAACCTATGCAAAGGCCGAATTCAAAATAGAAGGCATGACCTGTGCTATGGGCTGTGCAAAAACCATTGAAAAAAAGATGGCTAAAATGGACGGTGTTAAATCTGCTAAAGTAGATTTTGAAAGAGAACTAGCAATGGTAGAATATGATGAGGCCGTAGTAACGCCAAACTCTTTAGAAGAAGCCGTTGCTAAAGCTGGTGACACCTATAAAGTAAAAGACATGCATACTGTAGATACCTTTACAGAGAAAGTTGCTGAAGAAAAAGAATAA
- the dinB gene encoding DNA polymerase IV, whose protein sequence is MLNTLPIRKIIHVDMDAFYASVAQMDNPELIGKAIAVGGGGSRGVISAASYEARKFGVKSAMSGRLAIKLCPHLIFVKSDFDRYREISKQVRAIFHDYTDLVEPLSLDEAYLDVTENKKGNPSASLIAKEIRQRILDDVGLTASAGISINKFIAKVASDYNKPNGQKTVNPEEVLEFLEQLDIRKFYGVGKVTAEKMYQKGIFTGQDLKSKTLEYLEDNFGKSGLFYYNVVRGIHNSEVKPNRIRKSLAAERTFSENLSSEIFMLEKLEQIAEEVAKRLRKNDVAGKTITLKIKYSDFTLQTRSKTLPYFISDKSVILETSKDLLYQETLDNSVRLLGISLSNLNTSQEAKVSKEKEQPVSVQLKFGF, encoded by the coding sequence ATGTTAAACACTTTACCAATAAGAAAAATAATTCATGTCGATATGGATGCGTTCTACGCTTCTGTAGCGCAAATGGATAACCCCGAACTTATTGGTAAAGCCATTGCTGTGGGCGGCGGCGGCTCTCGTGGCGTCATAAGCGCGGCAAGTTATGAGGCGCGAAAATTTGGTGTTAAAAGCGCCATGTCTGGCAGATTGGCCATAAAATTATGCCCGCATCTTATTTTTGTTAAAAGTGATTTTGACCGTTATCGTGAGATTTCAAAACAAGTACGCGCCATTTTTCACGATTATACCGATTTGGTAGAGCCCCTTTCTCTAGATGAAGCCTATCTCGATGTTACCGAGAACAAAAAAGGCAACCCTAGCGCTTCACTCATTGCAAAAGAAATTCGACAGCGTATTTTAGATGATGTTGGTTTGACGGCTTCCGCGGGCATCTCAATCAATAAATTTATTGCAAAAGTGGCTAGCGATTACAACAAGCCTAACGGACAAAAAACAGTAAATCCAGAAGAGGTTCTTGAATTTCTGGAGCAATTGGATATTAGAAAGTTTTATGGTGTTGGTAAGGTAACTGCAGAAAAAATGTATCAAAAAGGGATTTTTACCGGCCAAGATCTTAAAAGCAAAACTCTTGAATACCTAGAAGATAACTTCGGAAAGTCTGGTCTCTTTTATTACAACGTAGTACGAGGCATTCACAATAGTGAGGTTAAGCCCAATAGAATCAGAAAATCCCTTGCTGCTGAACGTACCTTTAGCGAAAACCTCTCTTCGGAAATATTCATGCTCGAAAAGCTTGAACAAATTGCTGAAGAAGTTGCCAAAAGACTTCGGAAAAATGACGTGGCTGGAAAAACCATCACCCTTAAAATCAAGTACAGTGATTTCACCTTACAGACCCGAAGTAAGACACTTCCCTATTTTATTTCTGATAAGAGCGTGATCCTTGAGACCTCAAAAGATTTGTTGTATCAAGAAACACTGGACAATTCAGTGAGGCTTTTGGGCATCTCGCTTTCTAACTTAAATACCTCACAGGAAGCTAAAGTTTCCAAAGAGAAAGAGCAACCCGTGAGTGTACAGCTAAAATTTGGCTTCTAA
- a CDS encoding pitrilysin family protein produces MNLKISIYIIAFLMSVGAFAQVDRSKMPEPGPAPKISLEKPKEFKLNNGLTVLVVENHKLPRVSFSLDIDNKPVSTGKKAGVESLLGAMLGNGTESIPKDEFNEEVDFLGASINFGSSGAFASALSKYSERIMELMADAAKNPLLIEEEFEKEKAKLIDGLKSNEKSVDAVANRVGGALAYGKNHPYGEFTTEETVNNVTFGDAVLFYETYFNPNNAYLVVVGDVDYKTIKPQIEKYFGDWEKSVGVDYSVPEAAPNAQYTQINFVDMPNAVQSDISLTNNVDLEMKDPDYHAVLIANKIFGGGFNSYLNMNLREEHGYTYGARSNVGTDEYASRFTAGASVRNMVTDSAVVETLKELKRIKTEPVTQEMLKNAKAKYVGDFVLALESPQTIARYALNIKQNDLPSDFYTTYLQKINAVTADDVQRVANTYFKTENARIIVVGKGSEVLGNLEKTGIPIKYFDAYANPIEKPSYDIEMPADMNATKVMEAYIKAVGGKDALENVNSIYVTAEAEFQPGMMLNLEVKTTDKSQSATVVTAMGQTFMKTVVNGGSGYMMMQGQRKDMTAEEIEAQKVDATPFPELSLVESGATLEKIENVDGENAYKVTVGENKSLYYSVDTGLKIKQVETSPQGSSTLMYSDYQTVGDIKFPFSMVQIAGPQKFDFKVKEVKVNEGVSDADFN; encoded by the coding sequence ATGAATTTAAAAATATCAATATATATCATCGCATTTTTAATGTCTGTTGGTGCTTTCGCACAAGTGGACCGTTCAAAAATGCCAGAACCAGGACCAGCTCCTAAAATCTCTTTAGAGAAACCAAAAGAATTTAAATTAAATAATGGTCTTACGGTATTGGTTGTAGAAAACCACAAATTACCGAGAGTATCATTTTCATTGGATATTGACAACAAACCTGTTTCTACAGGGAAAAAAGCCGGCGTTGAAAGCTTGTTAGGTGCCATGTTAGGTAACGGAACAGAGAGCATACCAAAAGATGAATTTAACGAGGAAGTAGACTTTTTGGGCGCAAGTATCAATTTTGGTTCTAGCGGTGCTTTTGCAAGTGCATTATCTAAATACTCCGAGCGCATTATGGAGCTTATGGCAGATGCCGCTAAAAACCCATTATTGATCGAGGAGGAATTTGAAAAAGAAAAAGCCAAATTAATTGACGGTTTAAAGTCTAATGAAAAAAGTGTTGATGCTGTTGCTAACAGAGTTGGAGGAGCTTTAGCTTATGGTAAAAATCACCCTTACGGCGAGTTTACAACAGAAGAAACCGTAAACAATGTCACTTTTGGTGATGCTGTATTGTTTTACGAGACCTATTTTAATCCTAATAACGCATATTTAGTTGTTGTTGGTGATGTAGATTACAAAACGATCAAACCTCAAATTGAAAAATATTTTGGAGATTGGGAAAAATCTGTTGGGGTAGATTACTCGGTACCTGAAGCCGCTCCTAATGCACAGTACACACAAATCAATTTCGTAGATATGCCCAATGCTGTTCAATCTGATATTTCTTTGACCAATAATGTTGATCTTGAAATGAAAGATCCAGATTATCATGCTGTATTAATTGCTAACAAGATTTTTGGCGGTGGTTTTAATAGTTATTTAAACATGAACCTTCGTGAAGAGCATGGTTATACTTACGGTGCAAGATCTAATGTTGGAACAGATGAGTATGCTTCTCGTTTTACGGCTGGTGCTTCTGTTAGAAACATGGTTACCGATAGTGCTGTTGTTGAAACCTTAAAGGAACTCAAACGTATCAAAACGGAGCCTGTAACTCAAGAAATGCTTAAAAATGCAAAAGCGAAGTATGTAGGAGATTTTGTTTTGGCTTTAGAAAGCCCACAAACCATTGCGAGATATGCGTTAAATATTAAGCAAAATGATCTTCCAAGTGATTTTTACACGACCTATTTACAGAAAATCAATGCTGTAACGGCAGATGATGTACAACGTGTTGCCAACACATACTTCAAAACTGAAAATGCACGTATTATTGTTGTTGGTAAAGGAAGTGAAGTTTTAGGAAATTTAGAAAAAACAGGAATTCCTATCAAATATTTTGATGCCTATGCTAATCCAATAGAAAAGCCTAGTTATGATATTGAAATGCCTGCAGATATGAACGCTACCAAAGTAATGGAAGCTTACATTAAAGCCGTTGGAGGAAAAGATGCTCTAGAGAATGTAAATTCAATTTATGTTACTGCAGAAGCTGAATTTCAACCAGGAATGATGCTTAATTTAGAGGTTAAAACTACAGATAAATCTCAATCTGCTACAGTAGTCACTGCTATGGGACAAACCTTTATGAAAACTGTTGTTAATGGAGGGTCTGGTTATATGATGATGCAAGGTCAAAGAAAAGACATGACAGCAGAAGAAATTGAAGCTCAAAAAGTAGATGCTACTCCGTTTCCAGAATTGAGTCTTGTAGAAAGCGGTGCAACTTTAGAAAAAATAGAGAATGTAGATGGTGAAAACGCCTACAAAGTAACTGTTGGAGAGAACAAATCTTTGTATTACAGCGTAGACACTGGTTTAAAAATCAAGCAGGTTGAAACATCACCTCAAGGATCATCTACCTTAATGTATTCTGATTATCAAACTGTAGGAGATATTAAATTTCCTTTTAGTATGGTTCAAATTGCAGGACCTCAAAAATTTGATTTCAAAGTCAAGGAAGTTAAAGTAAATGAAGGTGTTTCAGACGCTGACTTTAACTAA
- a CDS encoding membrane protein produces MNSTFKISLRYGLAMTLCLIAYFLILRLFDLHENPWLRLFNGVIMSLGVYYSIKYYKLSSKTTFTYINGIKTGLISGLIATVLFTIFMAIYMFHLDVEFTQKLLGDWFEDYGVGANILIFIIFIEGMASSVVLALGFMQFFKNSNNISQKA; encoded by the coding sequence ATGAATTCTACATTTAAAATATCCCTGAGGTATGGGTTGGCAATGACATTGTGCCTGATTGCCTATTTTTTAATATTACGATTATTTGATCTTCATGAAAATCCTTGGCTGAGACTTTTTAACGGGGTCATCATGAGTTTAGGGGTCTATTACTCTATTAAATATTACAAGCTTTCTTCAAAAACAACATTTACTTATATCAATGGCATTAAAACAGGATTGATTTCTGGATTGATTGCCACGGTTTTGTTTACCATCTTTATGGCAATCTATATGTTTCATCTTGATGTCGAGTTTACACAAAAGCTCTTAGGAGATTGGTTTGAAGATTACGGTGTAGGCGCTAATATTTTAATTTTCATCATTTTTATAGAGGGTATGGCGTCTTCGGTTGTTCTCGCTCTTGGATTTATGCAGTTTTTTAAGAACAGTAATAATATTTCTCAAAAGGCGTAA
- a CDS encoding DMT family transporter, whose product MQDQSKKWLYLVILALIWGSSFILIKKSLMGLSPFQLGALRTIITGLILFSVGARSLRTIERSRWKYVILSGFLGSFIPAFLFAIAETEIDSAVTSILNSLVPLNAILLGFAIFKIGFTKRQMAGVIIGFIGTSVLVFRGAEVNPEQNYLYAGFIIVSTVMYALNVNIIKRYLQDVKPLAIATGNYVGIILPAIFVLLYSDFFSSETFNHPDFEMSMLYVGILSLFGTAMAKVIFNTLVQISTPVFASSVTYLMPIVALSWGLLDGEDLGWLQLLASAIILFGVYLANRKKR is encoded by the coding sequence ATGCAAGACCAAAGCAAGAAGTGGTTGTATCTCGTGATATTGGCGCTTATTTGGGGCAGTAGCTTCATTTTAATTAAGAAATCACTAATGGGTTTGTCCCCATTTCAATTAGGAGCTTTGCGCACCATTATTACAGGTTTAATTCTATTTTCGGTAGGAGCAAGAAGTTTAAGGACTATTGAAAGATCCCGATGGAAATACGTCATTCTTTCTGGTTTTCTGGGCTCTTTTATCCCTGCCTTTTTATTTGCCATAGCAGAGACTGAAATAGATAGTGCGGTAACTTCTATTTTAAATTCTCTAGTTCCATTAAATGCGATATTGTTAGGCTTTGCTATTTTTAAAATTGGTTTTACCAAGAGACAGATGGCAGGCGTGATCATTGGTTTTATAGGGACGAGTGTACTGGTATTTAGGGGTGCTGAAGTGAACCCTGAACAAAATTATCTTTATGCAGGATTTATAATTGTTTCTACCGTGATGTATGCCTTAAACGTGAACATCATTAAACGGTATTTGCAAGATGTAAAGCCCTTGGCAATTGCAACAGGAAATTATGTAGGTATTATATTGCCAGCAATTTTTGTGCTTTTATATTCTGATTTTTTTTCTTCGGAAACCTTTAATCATCCAGATTTTGAGATGTCCATGCTATATGTTGGTATTTTATCTTTGTTCGGGACAGCTATGGCCAAAGTGATTTTTAATACGCTCGTGCAAATTTCAACACCAGTATTTGCCTCTTCGGTGACTTATTTGATGCCAATTGTGGCTTTAAGTTGGGGCTTGTTGGATGGGGAAGACTTGGGTTGGTTACAATTATTGGCGAGTGCCATTATTCTGTTTGGAGTCTATTTGGCAAATAGGAAAAAACGATAA